A single region of the Latilactobacillus curvatus JCM 1096 = DSM 20019 genome encodes:
- a CDS encoding GIY-YIG nuclease family protein translates to MPNHIFINRESGNDNISIFYDEPSFVVIANKDDLTSIQLIDESKKPGIYILLGADKRYIGQASNAIFNRLQQHYINKPWWNKLIFFGREDGHLSKAQLDLLERKIIEKMKRAEIELDNNTQGNQSYIDKLSQFSALSLLSKVERVLIDIANINLFASDDTEFDRVDPTPNNDTISILFGRQHYTGSSYRDVFIKLVSTLVLSSDIAKLTDLINSTEPNTVQIIGTLERVSGQGTKLTKAIDSSKYHVYVNFSKDALYKKIQILANLTNNKVTFERW, encoded by the coding sequence ATGCCCAATCACATATTTATCAATCGAGAGTCCGGGAATGATAATATTTCAATATTCTATGACGAACCATCATTTGTGGTCATTGCGAATAAAGATGATCTAACTAGCATTCAGTTGATTGATGAGTCTAAAAAACCTGGTATCTATATATTGTTAGGTGCTGATAAACGATATATAGGTCAAGCATCAAATGCTATTTTTAATCGGTTGCAGCAACATTATATTAATAAGCCTTGGTGGAATAAATTAATATTTTTTGGCCGTGAAGATGGCCATTTATCAAAAGCACAGTTAGATCTGCTAGAACGCAAAATAATTGAAAAAATGAAACGAGCAGAAATCGAACTAGATAATAATACCCAAGGTAATCAGAGCTATATTGATAAATTAAGCCAATTTTCTGCCTTATCATTGTTATCGAAAGTTGAACGGGTATTGATAGATATCGCAAATATTAACTTATTTGCTAGTGATGATACCGAATTTGATAGGGTGGACCCTACTCCAAACAACGATACTATTTCGATTTTATTTGGTAGACAGCATTATACAGGAAGCTCTTACCGAGACGTCTTTATTAAATTAGTATCTACACTTGTTCTGTCGTCAGATATAGCTAAATTAACGGATTTAATAAATTCGACTGAACCCAATACTGTACAAATAATAGGAACCCTAGAGCGCGTCTCAGGACAAGGTACAAAATTAACTAAAGCTATAGATTCCAGTAAATATCATGTCTATGTTAATTTTTCGAAAGATGCATTGTATAAAAAGATACAAATATTAGCTAATTTAACAAACAATAAAGTGACCTTTGAAAGGTGGTAA
- a CDS encoding HaeIII family restriction endonuclease, whose product MANQSLNGKAFEFACLSALIKFIEQPIIIDKTAPAYITVEKDFNSLSSDDQKTMITAAKKGIQQVIDYEPNLSIETTPLHLYIQTDSKGKTGDVRDIVCIKPEENWQIGISCKNNHHAVKHSRLSPKIDFGKSWMNVKNTDQYRTDTLPVWNFLKNTIEENPDTKWSDLKEYKETLVYAPLLEAFSNELRILCKDTQNIKNLFYYLLGSYDFYKVIANKTNKNTEVMIFNLYGTLNKSVNGIKPKRKVHKTLLPSRLYSIEPAQDKKGVSPTTIKAVFDDWSLSFRIHNARTLVENSLKFDINLKSVPTDLQNIISPWE is encoded by the coding sequence ATGGCAAATCAATCGTTGAATGGAAAAGCTTTCGAATTCGCATGTCTCTCTGCTCTAATAAAATTTATAGAACAACCTATAATAATTGATAAAACCGCACCTGCATACATCACTGTAGAAAAAGACTTCAATTCCCTTTCTTCCGACGATCAAAAAACAATGATTACAGCTGCTAAAAAAGGTATTCAACAGGTTATAGATTATGAACCAAATTTATCTATAGAAACCACACCTCTACATTTATATATCCAAACTGATAGCAAGGGGAAGACTGGAGATGTAAGAGATATTGTTTGTATAAAGCCCGAGGAGAATTGGCAAATTGGTATCTCTTGTAAAAATAATCATCATGCCGTTAAACATTCTAGACTATCACCAAAAATTGATTTTGGAAAATCTTGGATGAATGTTAAAAATACAGATCAGTATCGTACAGATACACTACCTGTATGGAACTTTTTGAAAAACACTATCGAAGAAAACCCAGATACAAAATGGTCTGACCTTAAAGAATATAAAGAGACATTAGTTTACGCCCCTCTCCTAGAGGCGTTCTCTAATGAATTACGGATTCTATGTAAAGATACGCAAAATATCAAGAATCTTTTCTATTATCTATTGGGTTCTTATGACTTCTATAAAGTAATAGCCAATAAAACAAATAAAAATACAGAAGTAATGATATTTAACTTATACGGTACTTTGAATAAAAGCGTTAACGGCATAAAACCAAAACGGAAAGTTCATAAAACATTACTACCTTCTCGATTGTATTCCATAGAACCCGCCCAAGATAAAAAGGGAGTCAGCCCAACAACCATCAAGGCTGTTTTTGATGACTGGAGTTTAAGTTTTAGAATCCACAACGCCCGGACTTTAGTGGAAAATTCATTAAAATTCGATATTAATTTAAAATCAGTTCCTACTGATCTTCAAAATATCATCTCTCCTTGGGAATAA
- a CDS encoding FAD-dependent oxidoreductase has protein sequence MKHFSNIIIGFGKAGKTLAGTLAKHGEEVLIIEKDPNMYGGTCINVACLPTKNMIINAHRGIEYEVALKKKNALTAMLRNKNYHKVADLQEATVLTATAEFLDDHTVRVSDNSGQETLIADRIFINTGATPIWPNIDGLLASKHVYSSTDLLVKDKQLKELVILGSGPIGLEFASMYAQFGSHVTIIDKSSKILGHFEPEIAEQAKNDLEEDGVSFLLESNLTGVNDTLNGVTLTISTPKGIKNIQADGLLVATGRKANVTDLHLERTSIKTGSHGEILVNDILETDAKDVYALGDVNGGPQFTYISLDDWRIMANHLYGDKTRSRLNRPVFANTIFLNPAISSVGKTEAQLNEAGIDYKVLKMPAASVPKTQVIGNPRGNYKALIDPQTHQILGTTIYAEESFETINIISLAMQNHLSAETLRDQIYTHPTMTEALNDLFDQI, from the coding sequence ATGAAACATTTTAGTAATATTATTATTGGATTTGGAAAAGCGGGTAAAACACTTGCAGGAACACTTGCAAAGCACGGTGAAGAAGTATTAATTATTGAAAAAGATCCCAACATGTATGGCGGAACTTGTATCAATGTTGCTTGTTTACCGACTAAAAACATGATTATTAATGCCCACCGGGGTATAGAATATGAAGTCGCTTTAAAAAAGAAAAATGCCCTAACAGCAATGCTACGTAATAAAAATTACCATAAGGTGGCTGATTTACAAGAAGCCACTGTTTTAACAGCTACTGCTGAATTTTTGGATGACCATACGGTACGAGTATCTGATAACTCAGGGCAGGAAACTTTAATTGCAGATCGTATTTTTATTAATACAGGAGCAACACCAATTTGGCCTAATATTGATGGATTGCTTGCTAGTAAACATGTTTATTCGTCCACAGACTTACTTGTAAAAGATAAACAATTAAAGGAATTAGTTATTCTTGGTAGTGGACCGATTGGCTTGGAATTTGCATCAATGTATGCACAATTTGGTAGCCATGTGACCATCATTGATAAATCATCTAAGATTTTAGGACACTTTGAGCCTGAAATTGCCGAACAAGCTAAAAATGATTTAGAGGAGGATGGTGTATCCTTTTTGTTAGAAAGCAACTTAACTGGTGTAAATGATACACTAAATGGTGTTACATTAACTATAAGCACACCAAAAGGGATTAAAAATATACAGGCCGATGGGTTATTAGTTGCTACGGGACGTAAAGCTAATGTGACCGATTTGCACCTAGAAAGAACTAGTATTAAAACAGGTAGTCACGGTGAAATTTTAGTCAATGATATACTAGAAACAGATGCTAAAGATGTCTATGCTTTAGGTGATGTTAACGGCGGGCCACAATTCACGTATATTTCGTTAGATGATTGGCGTATTATGGCTAATCATCTATATGGCGATAAGACACGAAGTCGTTTAAATCGACCAGTATTTGCGAATACTATTTTTCTAAATCCGGCTATTAGTAGTGTCGGAAAAACAGAGGCACAGCTGAATGAGGCAGGCATTGATTATAAAGTGCTGAAGATGCCAGCAGCTAGTGTTCCTAAGACACAAGTAATTGGTAATCCAAGAGGTAACTATAAAGCATTAATAGATCCACAGACACATCAAATTTTGGGTACAACTATTTATGCTGAGGAATCATTTGAGACGATTAATATCATTAGTCTAGCGATGCAAAATCATCTTTCAGCTGAGACTTTGCGCGATCAAATATACACGCATCCAACAATGACGGAGGCATTAAATGATTTGTTTGATCAAATTTAA
- a CDS encoding IS3-like element IS1163 family transposase (programmed frameshift) produces MKRYQDDFKASIVKMHREEKRSIRSLSEEYGVSPAAIHNWVKGAKSVELEDGTEVTSKEFKQLQKENQRLKEELEIFKSCGGVTGKALGRINCLVFIEDQLLRHRLSIILSALKLPRSTYYHWKRYQPSQHERVDNQLKEKIKLIWENNYRAYGYPRITMVLRKSGICVGSKRILRLMREMEIHSLMNRRFKKPGTHVDHSQRPNLIKHQPNARIWRADITYLELRPGTWVYLSSIYEPKVHQVLAFKIGRQMEATLVVETINQALEYHQKPQYFHSDMGSQYTSNEVETLLERHQISHSYSKQGYPYDNGSIEAFHSLLKREFAFQTTFSNFEDLVIRTSNYISWFNSDRIRTSV; encoded by the exons ATGAAACGATATCAAGATGATTTTAAAGCCAGCATTGTGAAGATGCATCGTGAAGAGAAAAGATCTATTCGCTCGCTTTCCGAGGAATACGGTGTTTCTCCAGCCGCAATTCATAACTGGGTTAAAGGCGCTAAATCAGTTGAGCTAGAAGACGGTACTGAAGTAACGTCCAAAGAATTCAAACAACTTCAAAAGGAAAATCAGCGATTAAAGGAGGAACTTGAAATTT TTAAAAGCTGCGGCGGTGTTACTGGGAAAGCATTAGGACGAATTAATTGCCTTGTCTTCATAGAAGATCAGTTATTGCGACACCGCTTATCAATTATTCTTTCGGCACTGAAATTACCGCGCAGCACCTATTACCATTGGAAAAGATATCAACCTAGTCAACACGAACGTGTTGATAATCAGCTCAAAGAAAAAATTAAATTGATTTGGGAAAATAATTATCGTGCCTATGGTTATCCACGAATAACGATGGTGCTTCGCAAGTCAGGCATCTGTGTTGGGTCAAAACGAATTTTACGATTAATGAGGGAAATGGAGATTCACTCTTTAATGAATCGGCGATTTAAAAAACCTGGCACTCATGTGGATCATTCACAACGCCCCAATTTAATCAAGCACCAGCCCAATGCAAGGATATGGCGTGCTGACATTACTTATTTGGAATTACGTCCAGGAACCTGGGTTTATCTCAGTTCTATTTACGAACCAAAGGTTCATCAAGTTCTTGCTTTCAAGATTGGTCGTCAGATGGAGGCAACGTTAGTTGTAGAAACGATTAATCAGGCGCTTGAATATCATCAAAAGCCACAATATTTTCACTCTGACATGGGTTCACAGTACACCAGCAACGAAGTTGAAACTTTACTTGAACGGCATCAGATTAGCCACTCATACTCAAAACAAGGTTATCCTTATGATAATGGGTCAATTGAAGCTTTTCACTCATTGTTGAAGAGAGAGTTTGCCTTTCAAACAACTTTTTCCAATTTTGAGGACTTGGTAATCCGAACCTCAAATTACATCAGTTGGTTTAATTCCGACAGAATTAGAACGAGTGTTTAG
- a CDS encoding DNA cytosine methyltransferase, whose translation MSTFISAATLDPDEVRSILLNKINEEREKIQISSDEDDLIKNIRLMNRKFNVVSLFSGAGGLDLGLELAGLDVNKGSISVDEALKERNSFEDIRKDSIFNTVYSNDLFTEANETYIQNFQEGIFKHSKDIRQVSNFPNCQIMVGGFPCPGFSAAGPRLIDDPRNFLYVHFIRALLETQPEFFVAENVKGLMTLAKGEVFRQVVQDFASAGYDVQAHLVNSRDYGVPQLRERVILIGTHKDKIKDNYDWSYNLPDPTHGENKIPFVTLRDAIGDLPTDPEDVYDGGFSSMYMSRNRKKGWDEQSFTIQASGRQAPMWPGGKPMVKVEKDLWRFSGEINRRLSVREVARIQTFPDWFSFSDGGKSTVQKNNRLNLQYKQIGNAVPVQLARTILRPIAQFLNDHPELSE comes from the coding sequence ATGAGTACGTTTATATCTGCAGCAACATTAGATCCTGATGAAGTGAGAAGTATTTTATTGAATAAAATTAATGAAGAACGTGAAAAAATACAAATAAGTAGCGATGAGGATGATCTAATAAAGAACATTAGATTAATGAATAGGAAATTCAATGTAGTTAGTCTATTCTCGGGAGCTGGTGGTCTGGATTTAGGATTGGAACTTGCTGGTTTAGATGTTAATAAAGGTAGTATAAGTGTTGATGAAGCACTTAAAGAAAGAAATTCATTTGAAGATATTCGTAAAGATAGTATTTTTAATACGGTGTATTCAAATGATCTATTTACTGAAGCAAACGAAACATATATTCAGAATTTTCAAGAAGGTATCTTTAAACACAGTAAAGACATACGTCAGGTTTCAAATTTTCCTAATTGTCAAATAATGGTCGGAGGATTTCCGTGTCCTGGATTTAGTGCAGCAGGACCGCGATTAATTGATGATCCAAGGAATTTCTTATATGTACATTTTATTCGTGCATTATTAGAAACGCAGCCAGAATTTTTTGTAGCCGAAAATGTGAAAGGGCTGATGACTCTAGCAAAAGGTGAAGTATTTAGACAGGTAGTCCAGGATTTTGCATCTGCAGGATATGATGTACAAGCTCATCTTGTAAATTCAAGAGATTATGGTGTACCACAATTAAGAGAACGAGTTATTTTAATCGGCACGCATAAAGATAAAATTAAAGACAACTATGACTGGAGCTACAATCTTCCAGACCCAACTCATGGAGAGAATAAGATTCCGTTTGTTACGTTACGTGATGCAATAGGGGATTTACCAACAGATCCAGAAGATGTATATGATGGTGGTTTTTCATCAATGTATATGTCTCGTAATAGGAAGAAAGGTTGGGATGAACAGTCCTTTACTATTCAGGCCAGTGGCAGACAGGCACCTATGTGGCCTGGTGGGAAACCTATGGTTAAGGTAGAAAAAGATTTATGGAGGTTTTCAGGGGAAATAAACAGAAGACTGAGTGTAAGGGAAGTAGCGCGTATACAGACGTTTCCCGATTGGTTCTCATTTAGTGATGGAGGGAAGAGTACAGTACAAAAAAATAATAGACTTAATTTACAATATAAACAAATTGGTAATGCTGTTCCAGTTCAATTGGCAAGAACTATTTTGAGACCAATAGCACAATTTTTAAATGATCACCCAGAATTGTCAGAGTAA
- a CDS encoding site-specific integrase has product MVQQIVLPIKDSNVLKMVQDTLLDSFRAGRRNYTIFQVGKATLLRVSDVMTLKKSDVYNPDGSVKHTAFIHDKKTGKANTLYLKPVQQDLLKYHDWLVQENINSDWLFPSTAHPDRHITEKQFYKVMARVGDLLGINYLGTHTMRKTGAYRVYTQSNYNIGLVMHLLNHSSEAMTLTYLGLDQASRETMLDR; this is encoded by the coding sequence ATGGTGCAACAAATAGTCCTCCCAATCAAAGACTCTAACGTCTTAAAAATGGTGCAAGACACCTTACTCGATAGTTTTCGGGCAGGTCGACGTAACTACACCATCTTTCAAGTTGGCAAAGCCACCCTGCTGCGGGTGAGTGATGTGATGACGTTAAAGAAATCCGATGTCTATAATCCAGATGGCTCTGTTAAACACACGGCCTTTATTCATGATAAAAAGACCGGTAAAGCAAATACACTATATTTAAAGCCCGTGCAACAAGACTTGCTGAAATATCATGATTGGCTGGTCCAAGAAAACATCAATTCGGATTGGTTATTCCCCTCAACTGCCCACCCAGACCGTCACATCACTGAGAAGCAGTTTTATAAGGTCATGGCACGCGTTGGTGATCTATTAGGGATAAACTATCTAGGCACACATACCATGCGTAAAACCGGCGCTTATCGTGTCTATACACAGTCAAATTACAACATTGGCTTAGTCATGCACTTACTGAATCATTCTAGTGAAGCTATGACGTTAACTTACCTTGGCTTAGACCAAGCCAGTCGGGAAACCATGTTAGATCGGTAG
- a CDS encoding IS3-like element IS1520 family transposase (programmed frameshift), producing the protein MAIKYSNEFKESIVSLSQTGRSANSLAKEYNVSVSTVTKWIKQADPNNTKVLSSNERALIKENKRLKEELDIFKTSGGAHGKKLIIKGRALVLEVVNANLLAGHRITRILSVLKIPRSTYYDYLHWQPSRTERRRHLIKQEVLTAWLRYPMYGYPRLTILLNQQSDIHVSQRLVYQQMCELGIRSRMVKRINKPTTQTDYDQRPNLIKQLTDQSGILLTDITYIPLNHTWCYLASVYNPVTRRVIAYQLNTQMTKELATNVITQVMAQAVKPQIIHSDMGSQYTSDLFENTLSKYGIKHSYSRKGQPGDNARIESFHSILKREYVNFQDFKTIHEAIAGIDNYIRWYNSDRISLVA; encoded by the exons ATGGCAATTAAATATTCAAATGAATTTAAAGAATCGATTGTTAGCTTAAGTCAGACTGGCCGTTCGGCCAACTCACTGGCTAAAGAATACAACGTCAGTGTTTCAACGGTCACTAAGTGGATTAAACAAGCTGATCCTAACAACACTAAAGTGCTATCATCAAATGAACGTGCTCTGATTAAAGAAAATAAACGGTTAAAAGAAGAACTTGATATTT TTAAAACGAGCGGCGGTGCTCATGGCAAAAAGCTAATTATTAAAGGGCGTGCCCTCGTGTTAGAAGTCGTCAACGCTAATTTACTTGCTGGGCACCGCATTACGCGTATCTTATCAGTACTCAAAATTCCGCGCTCAACCTACTATGATTATCTACATTGGCAGCCAAGTAGAACTGAACGCCGCCGGCATTTAATTAAACAAGAAGTGTTAACGGCTTGGTTAAGATATCCAATGTATGGCTACCCACGATTAACGATCTTACTAAATCAACAGTCTGATATTCACGTTAGTCAGCGTCTGGTCTATCAACAAATGTGTGAATTAGGGATTAGATCTAGAATGGTTAAACGAATCAATAAGCCAACCACTCAGACTGATTATGATCAGCGACCAAACTTGATTAAGCAGTTAACTGATCAATCTGGTATTTTATTGACTGATATTACGTACATTCCCCTTAACCATACTTGGTGTTACCTAGCTAGTGTCTATAATCCAGTAACCCGACGGGTTATTGCTTACCAACTTAATACGCAGATGACTAAAGAACTAGCGACTAACGTTATTACCCAAGTCATGGCGCAAGCAGTTAAACCACAAATTATTCATAGTGATATGGGAAGCCAATACACAAGTGACTTATTTGAAAACACTTTATCGAAGTATGGTATCAAGCATTCTTACTCCCGAAAGGGTCAGCCCGGCGATAACGCGCGAATTGAAAGTTTTCATTCAATTTTGAAACGTGAATACGTTAATTTCCAAGATTTTAAGACAATTCATGAAGCAATCGCCGGAATTGATAACTATATTCGTTGGTATAACAGTGATCGTATTTCACTTGTAGCGTAG
- a CDS encoding polysaccharide deacetylase family protein codes for MIKTKITSLVVIGLILGAGLWLYGNIDDDVMTTKTDSQTTKTVKQAKTDSQTTKAVKQAKSLSQQYQYKEAKSVLSGHKGTTVDHLKKSINKQQSKLVTWDDPTKISHLFYHSLIVDPGKAFSSKQAQGYKDYMATIDEFMPMLNQLYDNGYVLINFKDIISIDKQGKVTFKPVKLPEGKKPLIISQDDVNYYEYMKNSGFADKLVVNKQGDVKNQYTNNGQKKIGDYDMVPIIDTFIKKHPDFSYGGSKGVIAETGYNGALGYRSSKSQYGDTKKTHREAKKATKVANAMKKEGWQFASHSWGHINMTTASVDDIKKDTALWQKEVQPIVGKTPVLIFPFGADIGSFTNYTNDNAKYTYLKSSGFSIFDNVDASQTSWGQLTNDYYRNARINVDGIRLHETMTGENTVLNDFFNTKDFYHRDK; via the coding sequence GTGATAAAAACCAAGATAACTAGTCTTGTCGTCATTGGGTTGATTTTGGGGGCAGGCTTATGGTTATATGGCAATATTGATGATGATGTTATGACTACAAAAACTGATAGTCAAACAACTAAGACAGTAAAGCAGGCAAAAACTGATAGTCAAACAACTAAGGCAGTAAAGCAGGCAAAATCATTAAGTCAACAGTACCAATATAAAGAAGCAAAATCAGTGTTATCGGGGCACAAAGGAACAACAGTTGATCATCTAAAAAAGAGTATTAATAAGCAACAGTCAAAGTTGGTCACGTGGGATGATCCGACAAAAATTTCACATCTTTTTTATCATTCACTAATTGTTGATCCTGGTAAAGCTTTCTCATCTAAGCAGGCACAGGGATACAAAGATTATATGGCGACCATCGACGAATTTATGCCGATGCTGAATCAGTTATATGATAATGGCTATGTATTAATTAACTTTAAAGATATCATTTCGATTGATAAACAAGGGAAGGTGACTTTCAAACCAGTCAAATTACCTGAAGGCAAGAAGCCTTTAATTATATCACAGGATGATGTTAACTATTATGAGTATATGAAGAATTCTGGATTTGCAGATAAATTAGTCGTTAATAAGCAAGGTGATGTTAAAAATCAATATACCAATAATGGTCAGAAGAAAATTGGTGATTATGACATGGTACCGATTATTGATACCTTCATCAAAAAGCATCCAGATTTCTCATACGGTGGCTCAAAGGGTGTGATTGCTGAAACGGGTTATAATGGGGCGCTAGGTTATCGTTCATCAAAGAGTCAATATGGTGATACAAAAAAGACACATCGCGAAGCTAAGAAAGCGACAAAGGTTGCTAACGCTATGAAAAAGGAAGGTTGGCAGTTTGCATCGCATTCCTGGGGTCATATAAATATGACTACGGCCAGTGTTGATGATATCAAAAAGGACACTGCACTTTGGCAAAAGGAAGTACAACCAATTGTTGGTAAAACACCAGTATTGATTTTCCCATTTGGAGCAGATATTGGCTCATTTACAAATTATACAAATGATAATGCAAAGTACACTTATCTTAAGAGTAGCGGTTTCAGTATTTTCGATAATGTTGATGCGTCACAGACATCATGGGGTCAATTAACAAATGATTATTATCGTAATGCGCGGATAAATGTCGATGGTATTCGTTTACATGAAACAATGACTGGTGAGAACACGGTTCTAAATGACTTCTTTAATACAAAAGATTTTTATCATCGTGATAAATAA
- a CDS encoding PadR family transcriptional regulator, with the protein MIQFLILGLLKKKPGAYGYELLADMESQYYAFFVNFTKGSFYYNLQQLAEKALIEKVADDVPDKREKNRYQLTAAGITAFEQQFAHYGRQNKPITFPFYTPLLFTDQVTPEQMDKLLKSQIEQTQAKIRAIDAALANPADLQPMFIKMMTNSKRHHEVNLEWLQEQLENQ; encoded by the coding sequence ATGATTCAATTTTTAATATTGGGATTACTAAAGAAAAAGCCGGGCGCGTATGGTTACGAATTATTGGCTGACATGGAAAGCCAATACTACGCTTTTTTCGTGAACTTCACGAAGGGCTCGTTTTACTATAACTTGCAGCAGCTGGCAGAAAAGGCACTGATCGAAAAAGTCGCGGACGACGTGCCCGATAAGCGGGAAAAGAATCGCTATCAATTAACGGCCGCTGGCATAACGGCTTTTGAGCAACAATTTGCCCATTATGGTCGCCAGAATAAGCCGATTACGTTTCCGTTCTACACACCACTATTATTCACGGATCAAGTGACACCGGAACAGATGGATAAGCTGTTAAAAAGCCAAATCGAACAGACACAGGCTAAAATCCGTGCGATTGACGCGGCACTAGCCAATCCGGCTGACTTGCAACCGATGTTTATCAAGATGATGACTAATTCTAAACGGCATCATGAAGTTAATCTGGAATGGTTGCAAGAACAACTTGAAAATCAATAA
- a CDS encoding Dps family protein — protein MKYTKTKAVLNQLVADLSQMSMIIHQTHWYMRGPNFLKLHPLMDEFMEEIDSQLDVISERLIALDGSPYSTLKEMAENTKIQDWPGEWDKTTPERLAHLVDGYRYLEDLYQHGIEVSDVEKDFSTQDIFIGLKTAIEKKIWMIQAELGSAPEIDE, from the coding sequence ATGAAATATACGAAAACCAAAGCAGTATTAAATCAACTCGTTGCCGATTTGAGCCAGATGTCAATGATTATCCATCAGACGCATTGGTACATGCGTGGACCCAACTTTTTGAAGTTGCACCCCTTGATGGATGAGTTCATGGAGGAAATTGACAGCCAACTCGATGTCATTTCTGAACGGCTGATTGCGCTTGATGGCAGTCCTTACTCGACCTTAAAAGAAATGGCCGAAAACACTAAGATTCAAGACTGGCCTGGTGAATGGGACAAAACAACCCCAGAACGCCTCGCACACTTAGTTGATGGCTATCGTTACTTGGAAGACCTTTACCAACACGGCATTGAAGTATCCGATGTTGAAAAAGACTTCAGTACCCAAGATATTTTCATTGGTCTCAAAACCGCAATTGAGAAGAAAATCTGGATGATTCAGGCAGAGCTTGGGTCGGCGCCGGAAATTGATGAATAA